Proteins encoded in a region of the Sphingomonas sp. OV641 genome:
- a CDS encoding DUF4403 family protein, protein MRRSEVSSASIASVLLCVACLAGCDRTPRQAPPRATDTINVPPQTSTVDVPIVADLDKLARSLEQAIPRRLWSIDKPGQTCLPPKKVKILFAKIKTPAIQCRITGTVVRGPLVLEGSGKTIIVTMPLHAAISARDVGGVLSRETAEADARVRAVIRLDIARDWSPRGTVSIAYDWTDEPHVDFLGQRIEFTSKADAKLAGVVARLERSLPQELGRLQLREQVAQVWGSAFTSVQLNRANPPVWMRITPRQLSYGGYTISRNRVNLALGLTAVTETFVGDRPPDPQRRPLPDMTRTQPGPGRILFAIPVIADYRQLEPVLAKALVKRSRRPFEVPGVGAVRAQFHQVTIYGTTGGKIAVGLRFSAAAEGGEPSRGTIWLTATPRNAVNDRRVAFDDLTVASVTDSVRTSLLLKLANTPGISGTVSAALTQNFEKDFDKLFGKITRAIDEKRIGDLIVRARITDVRTGQLKAAGQGVYLPVWGRGTATIGLAPRRAGN, encoded by the coding sequence TTGCGCAGGAGCGAAGTCTCGAGTGCCTCGATCGCATCCGTCCTGCTCTGCGTCGCCTGCCTCGCTGGCTGCGACCGAACGCCTCGCCAGGCGCCGCCGCGAGCGACGGACACGATCAACGTGCCACCGCAGACGTCCACCGTCGATGTGCCGATCGTCGCGGACCTGGACAAGCTGGCCCGAAGCCTCGAACAGGCGATTCCACGTCGCCTCTGGTCGATCGACAAGCCGGGGCAGACCTGCCTTCCGCCGAAGAAGGTCAAGATCCTCTTCGCGAAGATAAAGACGCCCGCCATCCAGTGCCGCATCACCGGCACCGTCGTCCGAGGGCCGCTGGTGCTGGAGGGCTCGGGAAAAACGATCATTGTCACCATGCCGCTTCACGCCGCGATCAGCGCGCGCGACGTGGGAGGCGTACTCAGCCGGGAAACGGCCGAGGCGGACGCCCGCGTCCGGGCTGTGATCAGGCTCGACATCGCCCGCGACTGGTCGCCGCGCGGCACGGTGTCGATCGCCTACGACTGGACCGACGAGCCCCACGTCGACTTCCTTGGCCAGCGCATCGAGTTCACCAGCAAGGCTGACGCCAAGCTCGCCGGCGTCGTCGCGCGCCTGGAGCGTTCGCTGCCGCAGGAACTCGGCAGATTGCAGCTGCGCGAGCAGGTCGCGCAGGTCTGGGGGTCGGCGTTCACCTCCGTCCAACTGAACCGGGCGAACCCGCCGGTGTGGATGCGGATCACGCCCCGGCAGTTGAGCTACGGAGGCTACACCATCTCGCGCAACCGGGTGAACCTGGCTCTAGGGCTGACGGCAGTTACGGAGACGTTCGTCGGCGACCGGCCACCTGATCCGCAGCGCCGGCCGCTCCCCGACATGACGCGCACGCAGCCCGGACCCGGCCGCATCCTGTTCGCCATACCCGTCATCGCCGACTATCGTCAGCTGGAGCCGGTCCTCGCCAAGGCATTGGTGAAGCGGTCGCGCCGCCCCTTCGAAGTGCCCGGTGTCGGGGCCGTGCGCGCGCAGTTCCACCAAGTGACCATCTACGGCACGACGGGCGGCAAGATCGCAGTCGGGCTTCGCTTCAGCGCGGCAGCCGAAGGCGGGGAGCCTTCGCGGGGCACGATCTGGCTTACCGCCACGCCGCGCAACGCCGTCAACGATCGCCGTGTCGCGTTCGACGATCTCACCGTCGCCAGTGTGACCGACTCGGTCCGGACAAGCCTGCTGCTGAAGCTTGCCAACACTCCCGGCATATCTGGCACTGTGTCAGCCGCGCTGACCCAGAATTTCGAAAAGGATTTCGACAAGCTGTTCGGCAAGATCACCCGTGCGATCGACGAGAAGCGTATCGGCGACCTGATCGTGCGCGCCCGCATCACGGACGTGCGGACGGGCCAGCTGAAGGCGGCGGGGCAAGGCGTCTACCTGCCGGTATGGGGGCGCGGCACGGCCACGATCGGCCTTGCGCCACGGCGGGCCGGAAATTGA
- a CDS encoding DUF4142 domain-containing protein, whose product MKTAIVAALLTLAPIPVLAQAVSPATSGTMTSADVGVSPIASQSGPNYVLAAADANLYQIKAAQLAATRAQRDDVKAYAKRVLAETQSSHQALLAALKNDQRTIKAPPSSLSADRAALLKLLQKAPKSAFDNLYLTQSAQVQQAAWAVHKGYAQDGTDPALQQVAGTAVPVLENELTTGKSLTPSGLAG is encoded by the coding sequence ATGAAGACTGCGATAGTGGCTGCGTTGCTCACCCTGGCGCCGATACCAGTGTTGGCGCAGGCCGTTTCGCCCGCCACTTCGGGAACGATGACCAGCGCCGACGTCGGCGTTTCGCCGATCGCGAGCCAGAGCGGACCCAATTACGTGCTCGCGGCGGCCGACGCCAACCTTTACCAGATCAAGGCCGCGCAGCTCGCCGCGACACGCGCGCAGCGGGATGACGTCAAGGCCTATGCCAAGCGCGTGCTGGCGGAAACGCAGAGCAGCCACCAGGCGCTACTTGCGGCGCTGAAGAACGATCAGCGCACGATAAAGGCGCCGCCCTCGAGCCTGTCCGCCGACCGAGCCGCCCTGCTCAAGCTGCTCCAGAAGGCGCCCAAAAGCGCGTTCGACAATCTGTATCTGACCCAGTCCGCGCAGGTCCAGCAGGCCGCATGGGCCGTGCACAAGGGTTACGCGCAGGATGGAACCGATCCGGCGCTGCAGCAGGTCGCCGGCACTGCGGTCCCGGTGCTGGAGAACGAGCTCACCACTGGCAAGTCCCTTACCCCCTCCGGGCTTGCAGGATAG
- a CDS encoding type II toxin-antitoxin system VapC family toxin codes for MSSKVVLDASALLCLLNDEPGADRIVDVLTRSIIGTTNLAEVVSKLRDRGLPLDEVREALGGLHLDVRPLTPAQALIVGDLRPATKALGLSLGDRACLALAIDLQAEMLTTDGPLASAEVGISITNVRPLAE; via the coding sequence GTGAGTAGCAAAGTCGTACTCGACGCCTCCGCCCTGCTCTGCCTTCTGAACGATGAACCCGGGGCGGATCGGATAGTCGACGTGCTCACCCGTAGCATCATCGGAACGACCAACCTCGCCGAGGTCGTCTCCAAGCTCCGGGACCGAGGACTGCCGCTCGACGAGGTGCGTGAGGCGCTTGGCGGGCTGCACCTCGATGTCCGGCCGCTCACTCCTGCCCAAGCGCTCATCGTAGGCGACCTTCGGCCAGCGACGAAGGCGCTTGGCCTGTCGCTTGGCGACCGGGCATGCCTTGCTTTGGCGATCGACCTGCAAGCCGAGATGCTCACAACGGACGGCCCACTTGCGAGCGCCGAGGTCGGCATCAGCATCACCAATGTGCGACCGCTTGCAGAGTAG
- a CDS encoding MarR family transcriptional regulator, giving the protein MTAPLLPPPAQYLRDDAIRGGMDLMFFAHRSHLAHVDTELAKQNLGRAHHRVLYFLGRHPEISVSELLDVLSVTKQSLGRVMRDLMDRGLVSGRVGERDRRQKLLSLTDKGRALENALFEHLRSNMANAYQAAGETAVTGYWIVMQQLMRAEAREQFRRLHSRQ; this is encoded by the coding sequence GTGACGGCGCCGCTTCTGCCGCCACCTGCCCAGTATCTGCGTGATGACGCGATCAGGGGAGGGATGGACCTGATGTTCTTTGCTCACCGATCCCATCTGGCTCATGTCGATACCGAGCTGGCTAAGCAGAACCTCGGGCGGGCACACCACCGCGTTCTTTATTTCTTGGGGAGGCATCCCGAAATTTCCGTCAGCGAACTCCTGGACGTTCTAAGCGTCACCAAGCAATCGCTTGGCAGGGTCATGAGGGACCTCATGGATCGCGGGCTCGTCTCCGGACGGGTCGGGGAGCGCGATCGTCGTCAGAAGCTGCTTTCTTTGACCGATAAGGGACGAGCGCTAGAAAACGCGCTTTTCGAGCATCTCAGGAGCAACATGGCGAACGCTTACCAAGCGGCAGGAGAAACAGCCGTCACGGGCTACTGGATTGTTATGCAGCAGCTCATGCGCGCCGAAGCACGGGAGCAATTCCGCCGGCTGCACTCCAGACAGTGA
- a CDS encoding DHA2 family efflux MFS transporter permease subunit — translation MAAERAGLRDWLAVAAGTIGSFMALLDISIVNAALPTIQGEIGASGTEGTWVATSYLVAEIVMIPLSPFLVRLFGLRNFLLGAAISFTGFSVVCGISTTLPMMIAGRVGQGFTGGALIPTAMTIIATRLPPSQQPIGTAAFGGTAILGPVLGPIIGGWLTDNYSWHYAFFLNVPVCAGLVLLLLFGLKHEKLRLDQLRHADWFGIAGLAIGLGALTVMLEEGQREMWFESAMIVKLAIATVFGFALITIGQVRSAHPVLKLSLIFSRSFGSVFVLSLVIGVVLYGVTFLIPQFLSSMADYSALQSGKVVFVSGIPALMLMPFLPLAFKYLDVRLAVFVGMTLIGVSCAMDWHLTAQSAGGDLRDSQLVRGFGQIFAMMFLNQAAISAVAPEDAGDASALFNAGRNLGGSIGLALMATLQDRQTFLHFNRLGETVSANAATTQEWFAKAMSMPSGEAGAYRQLAGQLLEQATVMAYNDLFFALGVAIAITTPLALFLRPISSDTQMAMH, via the coding sequence ATGGCGGCGGAACGCGCCGGCCTGCGCGACTGGCTTGCCGTCGCTGCAGGCACGATCGGGTCGTTCATGGCGCTTCTCGACATCTCGATCGTCAATGCGGCCCTGCCCACAATCCAGGGCGAAATCGGCGCGAGCGGCACCGAGGGCACCTGGGTCGCGACCTCCTATCTCGTGGCGGAGATCGTCATGATCCCGCTAAGCCCCTTCCTGGTGCGCCTGTTCGGTCTGCGCAACTTCCTGCTGGGCGCGGCGATCAGCTTCACCGGCTTTTCCGTCGTGTGCGGCATCTCGACGACGCTGCCGATGATGATCGCTGGCCGTGTGGGCCAGGGCTTTACCGGTGGTGCGCTGATTCCGACTGCCATGACCATCATCGCGACGCGGCTGCCCCCGTCACAGCAGCCGATCGGCACCGCCGCGTTCGGCGGCACCGCGATCCTCGGCCCGGTGCTCGGGCCGATCATCGGTGGTTGGCTCACCGACAATTACAGCTGGCATTATGCCTTCTTCCTCAACGTGCCGGTCTGTGCCGGGCTCGTCCTGCTCCTGCTGTTCGGGCTCAAGCACGAGAAGCTGCGGCTCGACCAGCTGCGCCATGCCGACTGGTTCGGGATCGCGGGGCTCGCGATCGGCTTGGGAGCGCTCACCGTCATGCTGGAGGAGGGACAGCGCGAGATGTGGTTCGAGTCCGCGATGATCGTGAAGCTCGCGATCGCAACGGTGTTCGGCTTTGCGCTCATCACGATCGGACAGGTCCGCTCCGCGCATCCGGTTCTCAAGCTGTCGCTGATCTTCAGCCGGTCGTTCGGCAGCGTCTTCGTCCTCAGCCTTGTCATCGGCGTCGTGCTCTACGGCGTGACCTTCCTGATCCCGCAATTCCTCTCGTCGATGGCGGATTACAGCGCCCTGCAATCGGGCAAGGTGGTCTTCGTCTCCGGCATCCCTGCCCTGATGCTGATGCCGTTCCTGCCGCTCGCGTTCAAATATCTCGATGTCCGGCTGGCTGTCTTCGTCGGGATGACGCTGATCGGCGTCAGTTGCGCCATGGATTGGCACCTCACCGCACAATCGGCGGGGGGCGATCTGAGGGATTCCCAGCTCGTCCGCGGCTTCGGGCAGATCTTCGCCATGATGTTCCTTAACCAGGCCGCGATCAGCGCCGTGGCGCCCGAGGATGCCGGCGACGCGTCCGCGCTGTTCAACGCGGGACGGAACCTTGGCGGATCGATCGGCCTCGCCCTGATGGCGACCCTCCAGGACCGGCAGACTTTCCTGCATTTCAATCGGCTAGGGGAGACGGTGTCGGCCAACGCGGCGACCACGCAGGAGTGGTTCGCGAAGGCCATGTCCATGCCGTCCGGCGAAGCGGGCGCCTATAGGCAGCTTGCCGGGCAGCTCCTCGAGCAAGCTACCGTCATGGCCTATAACGATCTGTTTTTCGCGCTCGGCGTCGCGATTGCGATCACTACCCCGCTGGCGCTGTTCCTCCGCCCGATCTCCTCCGACACGCAGATGGCGATGCACTGA
- a CDS encoding right-handed parallel beta-helix repeat-containing protein, with translation MRFAPVFLAVAIAAVPVSGQNGAAPFVVQESGEGFATLDEALQANRGQDFTVLIAPGVYRECAVQQAGRITFKARQAGTAIFEGACEDKAALVLRGNGSVVDGLVFRGIRVPDGNGAGIRIEIGDLTVRNAMFLDSQEGILGGTEDASRVTVDRSTFSGLGQCHETEDCAHSIYLANSGGVTITNSRFERGRGGHYVKLRVPQVTITDNSFDDSAGSRTNYMIDLPEGATGEIARNTFVQGTQKENWSGLIVVAAEQRKYSSAGLKIDDNDARLAPNQEKSPAFIANVSGEQLAVGANRLGTGIRAYEVRRP, from the coding sequence ATGCGTTTTGCCCCCGTCTTTCTCGCTGTCGCGATCGCCGCCGTACCGGTGAGCGGACAGAACGGGGCGGCGCCGTTCGTCGTGCAGGAAAGCGGGGAGGGTTTTGCGACCCTCGACGAGGCGTTGCAGGCCAATCGTGGCCAGGATTTCACCGTCTTGATCGCACCGGGTGTTTATCGCGAATGCGCGGTGCAGCAGGCAGGGCGGATCACCTTCAAGGCGCGACAAGCCGGAACGGCAATCTTTGAAGGAGCGTGCGAGGACAAGGCCGCCCTGGTCCTTCGCGGCAACGGCTCGGTCGTGGACGGGCTGGTGTTCCGTGGCATTCGCGTGCCTGACGGAAATGGGGCGGGCATCCGTATCGAGATCGGTGATCTGACCGTCCGCAACGCCATGTTCCTCGACAGCCAGGAAGGCATCCTGGGCGGTACGGAGGACGCGAGCCGTGTCACGGTCGATCGCTCGACCTTCTCCGGGCTTGGCCAATGCCACGAGACGGAGGATTGCGCCCATTCCATCTATCTCGCCAACAGCGGCGGCGTGACGATCACCAATTCCCGCTTCGAGCGAGGCCGCGGTGGCCACTATGTGAAGCTACGCGTGCCGCAGGTGACGATCACCGACAATAGCTTCGACGATTCAGCGGGAAGCCGCACCAATTACATGATCGACCTGCCGGAAGGCGCCACGGGCGAGATCGCGCGCAACACGTTCGTTCAGGGAACGCAGAAGGAAAACTGGAGCGGTCTTATCGTTGTCGCGGCCGAGCAGCGTAAATATTCGTCCGCCGGGCTCAAGATCGACGACAATGACGCGCGTCTCGCGCCGAACCAGGAAAAGAGCCCTGCATTCATTGCAAACGTCAGTGGTGAACAACTCGCCGTCGGCGCCAATCGTCTTGGCACCGGCATACGGGCATACGAAGTGCGCCGCCCCTGA
- a CDS encoding restriction endonuclease: MNEKQARQLLRTANEDEPVLLTPAILQKLDLSDVQDGCGFQVGQIKGGVHHLDWNGAVHRRGSALVGEADHTWTRKYWYSPIGLEQYLDLVRRAVEARQKSSGDTEVSYQDDDGAYVALRFEIATAETNLSKAYLAVRRVAEQVEEAASDAADEVGKRIAEVAARLSGWGSLTLDALVDAVENASNNQAKGRSLEELCARLFETVAGMTVTQRILTETEEIDISLINGSDEARLKREGAIILAECKNWSGKCGKNEFVVFRSKLENRAQRATLGFLISWNGFAETVTKEMLRGSREDLLIVPLAGDDLRRAVRDSDFTKVMLRAWDAAVAM; encoded by the coding sequence ATGAACGAGAAGCAGGCGCGACAACTCCTACGAACGGCTAACGAGGATGAGCCAGTCCTGCTGACGCCCGCCATTCTACAGAAGCTCGACCTGAGCGATGTTCAGGACGGCTGCGGGTTTCAGGTTGGTCAGATCAAGGGTGGTGTCCACCACTTAGATTGGAACGGAGCCGTCCACCGGCGCGGTAGTGCTCTGGTTGGGGAGGCCGATCATACATGGACACGGAAATATTGGTACTCGCCTATTGGTCTCGAGCAATACCTCGACCTGGTTAGGCGAGCGGTCGAGGCCCGGCAGAAATCTTCCGGCGACACCGAGGTGTCCTACCAAGACGATGACGGCGCATATGTGGCGTTGCGCTTCGAGATTGCGACGGCAGAGACGAACCTTTCTAAGGCTTACCTTGCGGTCCGCAGGGTCGCAGAGCAAGTAGAGGAGGCCGCTTCGGATGCAGCAGACGAGGTAGGGAAGCGCATCGCTGAGGTGGCGGCGCGCCTTTCCGGTTGGGGAAGCCTGACTCTCGACGCGCTGGTAGATGCGGTGGAGAACGCGTCGAACAATCAAGCTAAGGGTCGCTCGCTTGAAGAGCTATGCGCTCGCCTTTTCGAAACCGTGGCGGGGATGACCGTTACCCAGCGCATCCTCACGGAGACCGAGGAGATCGACATCTCCCTCATCAACGGCAGCGATGAGGCCCGGTTGAAACGTGAAGGAGCAATCATCCTTGCCGAGTGTAAGAACTGGTCAGGCAAATGCGGGAAGAACGAATTCGTTGTGTTTCGATCGAAGCTTGAGAACCGCGCTCAACGAGCGACTCTCGGCTTCTTGATTTCATGGAACGGGTTCGCCGAGACGGTCACGAAGGAGATGCTGAGGGGAAGCCGCGAAGACTTACTAATCGTGCCGCTAGCGGGGGATGACCTTCGTCGGGCTGTACGTGACAGCGACTTCACCAAAGTCATGCTCCGAGCATGGGACGCGGCGGTCGCTATGTAG
- a CDS encoding energy transducer TonB: MTTAACAALCFAVPPALHAQGQTSPDVVYAPNVGPHHLTLVQWSGRVSQEIESQLQYPRIPTPEEAGSGIVHVKFRCSPSGAADQATVMKSSGSGWLDQAALRAVKRLKNLHPLATGANPDQKYVALILFSTSPREHARQLAMINEEAKQRNAWFKGGTQTASIMLAPDES, from the coding sequence ATGACCACTGCGGCCTGTGCCGCGCTATGCTTTGCCGTGCCCCCGGCGCTCCACGCCCAGGGCCAGACTTCACCAGACGTTGTCTATGCGCCCAACGTCGGACCGCATCATTTGACATTGGTTCAATGGTCGGGCCGCGTGAGCCAGGAGATTGAAAGCCAACTTCAATATCCCCGCATTCCGACCCCAGAAGAGGCGGGGAGCGGGATCGTTCACGTCAAATTCCGCTGCAGCCCTAGCGGTGCTGCCGATCAGGCTACTGTGATGAAGTCGTCCGGCTCCGGCTGGCTGGATCAGGCCGCGCTTCGTGCCGTGAAGCGGCTGAAGAACCTGCACCCGCTCGCCACCGGCGCGAACCCGGATCAGAAATATGTCGCGCTTATCCTATTCTCCACGTCTCCGCGAGAACACGCACGGCAACTGGCCATGATCAACGAAGAAGCGAAACAGCGTAATGCATGGTTCAAGGGCGGCACGCAGACCGCCAGCATCATGCTGGCGCCCGACGAGAGTTGA
- a CDS encoding efflux transporter outer membrane subunit — MKRLSWAILPALLTGCVVGPNYGGPPGVASGERPGTTFRRADQVVTSPQAPVARWWEGMGDLQLTTLINRALASNPDVAIAEARIRKARASLREQRANQLPTVSASGTAIVADLPAGSLALPTQGEQSDRIRAEFYNAGLDASWEIDLFGGRRRAAEGAEAQAQAAEANRADAQVRLSAEVAQNYVTLRELQQRLILARRSAQLQQRSLALLQQREQRGASSRDEVVRLKTELTRTEAGLLPLEGQIATTLDQLALLTGDEPGAHDAALSAPAPIPMIPGTVAIGDPAAMLRRRPDIRAAERQLAASNAKIGVNIARQFPSVSIMGIIGLGGPNIADAVDPDSVAGLLLPRISWSFLDFGRNRARVEQARADRDEAEAQYRKAVLGALSDAETSLTRFGNQRRNLFSSIASRDGSRQSATYAKQRYEQGAIPLTTSIEAERAALAADQSVLEATGELDRAFIALQKAIGLGWSQQ, encoded by the coding sequence ATGAAGCGACTTAGCTGGGCCATTCTGCCCGCCCTCCTGACCGGCTGCGTCGTCGGACCCAATTATGGAGGCCCGCCGGGCGTCGCGAGCGGCGAGCGTCCCGGAACGACATTTCGCCGCGCAGATCAGGTAGTCACGTCACCGCAAGCCCCTGTTGCGCGCTGGTGGGAAGGCATGGGCGATCTGCAGCTCACGACGCTGATCAACCGCGCGCTTGCCTCAAATCCCGACGTGGCGATCGCGGAGGCGCGCATCCGCAAGGCGCGCGCCAGCTTGCGCGAACAGCGCGCGAACCAGCTGCCCACCGTCTCGGCGTCGGGCACTGCGATCGTCGCCGATCTTCCCGCAGGCTCGCTCGCGCTGCCGACGCAGGGCGAGCAATCCGATCGTATCAGGGCCGAATTCTACAATGCCGGCCTTGATGCGTCGTGGGAGATCGATCTCTTCGGCGGACGGCGCCGCGCGGCCGAAGGTGCCGAGGCCCAGGCTCAGGCGGCCGAAGCCAATAGAGCTGATGCGCAAGTTCGTCTCTCGGCGGAGGTGGCCCAGAACTATGTGACCTTGCGCGAACTCCAGCAGCGCCTGATCCTGGCGCGCCGCTCCGCGCAGCTTCAGCAGCGATCACTCGCCCTGCTGCAACAGCGCGAGCAGCGCGGCGCCTCATCGCGCGACGAGGTGGTGCGTCTGAAGACCGAGCTGACTCGCACGGAGGCGGGACTGTTGCCGCTTGAGGGACAGATCGCGACCACGCTGGACCAGCTTGCCCTGCTCACCGGCGACGAGCCCGGTGCGCACGACGCGGCGCTCTCCGCGCCCGCTCCGATTCCGATGATCCCCGGGACTGTCGCGATCGGCGATCCCGCCGCCATGCTTCGGCGCCGCCCAGACATTCGCGCGGCCGAGCGGCAGCTGGCGGCATCGAACGCAAAGATTGGCGTCAACATTGCCCGGCAGTTCCCTTCGGTCAGTATCATGGGCATCATCGGCCTGGGTGGTCCCAATATTGCCGATGCGGTCGATCCTGACAGCGTAGCGGGTCTGCTGCTGCCGCGGATCAGCTGGAGCTTCCTTGACTTCGGCCGCAATCGTGCCCGGGTCGAACAGGCGCGGGCCGACCGTGACGAGGCTGAAGCACAATATCGGAAGGCTGTTCTCGGCGCGCTGTCCGATGCGGAAACCAGCCTGACCCGCTTCGGCAATCAGCGACGTAACCTGTTTTCGAGCATCGCGAGCCGGGATGGTTCCAGGCAGTCGGCGACCTACGCCAAGCAGCGATACGAGCAGGGGGCGATCCCGCTGACCACATCCATCGAGGCCGAACGCGCGGCGCTGGCTGCTGATCAGTCGGTCCTGGAAGCGACGGGTGAACTTGATCGTGCATTCATCGCCTTGCAGAAGGCGATAGGACTGGGATGGAGCCAGCAGTGA
- a CDS encoding AbrB/MazE/SpoVT family DNA-binding domain-containing protein: MEAQRVKIVDGGKLVIPAAMRRELGITTGDTVLVDVDDGELRVRSVPKALERARAILRKYVPAGVGLADELIAERRREAERE, encoded by the coding sequence ATGGAAGCACAGAGAGTTAAGATTGTAGACGGTGGTAAACTCGTGATTCCGGCGGCTATGCGCCGTGAGCTCGGGATCACCACGGGTGACACCGTTCTCGTCGATGTGGATGATGGCGAGTTGCGGGTACGATCCGTGCCTAAGGCACTTGAACGTGCTCGCGCCATCCTGCGCAAGTATGTGCCTGCTGGGGTCGGGTTGGCTGACGAGCTGATTGCGGAGCGTCGGCGTGAGGCGGAGCGTGAGTAG
- a CDS encoding recombinase family protein gives MSTTVRAARVYLRVSTDEQDLERQEAMVVSSRAAGYYVAAVYREKASGARPDRPELLRMIADLQMGEVVIAEKIDRISRLPLAEAERLVTAIRDKGARLAVPGIVDLTDLAEDNGGVTRIVLEAIQDMLLRVALQTARDDYELRRERQREGIAIAKREGRYTGRKPDLAHHRRIVSLREAGMSIAKTAALAGCSIAQVKRVTALHRATKQSDARPTIP, from the coding sequence ATGAGTACGACAGTCCGCGCTGCTCGCGTGTACCTGCGCGTCAGCACCGACGAGCAGGATCTTGAACGACAAGAGGCGATGGTCGTGTCCTCGCGTGCCGCGGGGTATTATGTCGCAGCTGTTTATCGCGAGAAGGCTTCCGGCGCGCGTCCTGACAGGCCCGAGTTGCTTCGCATGATAGCCGACCTGCAAATGGGCGAAGTGGTTATCGCCGAAAAGATCGATCGGATCAGTCGCCTGCCGCTGGCTGAGGCGGAGAGGCTCGTCACCGCTATCCGCGACAAGGGAGCGAGGCTAGCCGTACCAGGAATCGTGGATCTTACCGATCTTGCCGAGGACAATGGCGGGGTGACGCGCATCGTCCTAGAGGCAATTCAAGACATGTTACTGAGGGTTGCGCTTCAGACCGCTCGCGATGATTACGAACTGCGCCGCGAGCGGCAGCGGGAAGGCATAGCGATCGCCAAGCGGGAGGGACGCTACACCGGTCGAAAACCAGACTTGGCCCATCATCGCCGCATCGTCTCACTTCGTGAGGCTGGGATGAGCATAGCGAAAACGGCGGCGCTGGCGGGTTGCAGCATCGCACAAGTCAAGCGCGTCACAGCCCTCCACCGGGCGACCAAGCAGAGCGATGCGCGTCCGACGATACCGTGA